A window from Hallerella porci encodes these proteins:
- a CDS encoding tetratricopeptide repeat protein gives MKKFGVFFTVFCAASLLSAAQNPRFDQGARFEAAGQYEKALGEYRAILSAEPHNANAFYAAGSVRFKMKDYKGAIANYQLAYKYAPKMNEAYEGAAKAYEKLGDKTKAAAERQKNPNAKAAKEETKSTNASAKSAGSDLLAKARAAFDAKDYKTACSAAREVLAKDPGNPGAYYYAGAGRYELGEFDKAEYNLKRSFEYAELGFNAHYYLALIYKKQGKADLEKAELEAYVKFSKNESAVAKARTRIAELSGKSNSEVVKTETPAAPVESAPATEKSLEEVKPVEAKAEPAPQPVEVKNPPAPKKPMSPMEQANEAYRQGDYASALSQYQELQKKFRDENTRAYLLFQIGNVYRSRRDFRSAVSKFRELVELYPSSEWSVEAQRAWEDAVWQEKNAKELRSAR, from the coding sequence ATGAAAAAGTTTGGAGTTTTTTTTACCGTTTTTTGTGCTGCATCGTTGCTTTCCGCGGCGCAAAATCCTCGTTTTGATCAAGGTGCGCGTTTTGAAGCAGCGGGGCAATATGAAAAAGCGCTCGGCGAATACCGTGCGATTCTTTCTGCGGAACCGCATAATGCCAATGCATTTTATGCAGCGGGCTCAGTCCGTTTTAAAATGAAAGATTACAAAGGTGCGATTGCCAATTATCAGCTCGCCTATAAATATGCGCCGAAGATGAACGAAGCTTACGAAGGCGCTGCGAAGGCTTACGAAAAACTCGGCGACAAGACGAAAGCGGCTGCGGAACGGCAGAAAAATCCGAATGCAAAAGCGGCGAAAGAAGAAACGAAATCGACGAATGCTTCTGCGAAAAGCGCTGGCAGCGATTTGCTCGCCAAAGCGCGTGCGGCATTTGACGCCAAGGATTACAAAACGGCATGTTCTGCGGCGCGTGAAGTGTTAGCAAAAGATCCGGGAAATCCTGGCGCTTATTATTACGCGGGCGCAGGACGCTATGAACTCGGCGAATTCGATAAAGCGGAATACAATCTCAAACGTTCCTTTGAATATGCAGAACTCGGATTCAATGCGCACTATTACCTCGCACTTATTTATAAAAAGCAAGGCAAAGCGGATTTGGAAAAAGCGGAACTCGAAGCCTACGTGAAGTTTTCAAAAAATGAATCGGCGGTCGCCAAAGCGCGAACTCGCATCGCAGAACTTTCGGGAAAATCCAATTCCGAAGTCGTGAAAACAGAAACGCCTGCGGCTCCAGTAGAAAGTGCACCGGCAACGGAAAAATCTCTAGAAGAAGTGAAACCGGTTGAAGCCAAAGCCGAACCCGCTCCGCAGCCAGTCGAAGTCAAAAATCCTCCTGCACCGAAAAAGCCGATGAGTCCGATGGAACAAGCGAATGAAGCGTATCGTCAAGGCGATTATGCGTCGGCGCTTTCGCAATATCAAGAGTTGCAGAAAAAATTCCGCGATGAAAATACGCGGGCATATTTACTTTTCCAAATCGGAAACGTTTATCGCTCTCGCCGCGATTTCCGTTCGGCGGTTTCTAAATTCCGCGAACTCGTGGAACTTTATCCGTCTTCAGAATGGTCCGTCGAAGCGCAGCGCGCTTGGGAAGACGCCGTTTGGCAAGAGAAAAATGCAAAGGAATTGCGTTCTGCTCGATGA
- a CDS encoding uracil-DNA glycosylase family protein, with product MKESHPLEPFLPKNAKLLMLGSFPPPKVRWCIEFYYPNFNNDMWRIFGHIFFHNRNYFVLSSEKKFDKERIIAFLNEVGIGIFDTATEVFREKGNASDAFLQIVKPTNVAAMLRKIPECLAVNTTGTLATETLSEMFQIKPPKVGEKVPFLLDDRRLFLYRTPSSSRAYPLALEKKAEFYQKMFEELKILK from the coding sequence ATGAAAGAATCGCATCCGCTAGAACCTTTTTTGCCTAAAAATGCGAAGCTTTTAATGCTCGGCAGTTTTCCTCCGCCGAAAGTGCGCTGGTGCATAGAATTTTATTACCCGAATTTCAACAATGACATGTGGCGAATTTTCGGGCATATTTTCTTTCACAATCGCAATTATTTTGTGCTTTCCTCCGAAAAAAAATTTGATAAAGAGCGCATCATTGCTTTTTTAAATGAAGTGGGAATTGGAATTTTTGATACGGCAACGGAAGTTTTCCGCGAAAAAGGAAACGCTTCGGATGCGTTTTTGCAAATCGTAAAACCGACGAATGTTGCTGCAATGCTCCGCAAAATTCCGGAGTGTTTAGCGGTGAATACAACGGGAACATTGGCAACGGAAACTCTCTCAGAAATGTTTCAGATAAAGCCGCCGAAAGTCGGTGAAAAAGTGCCGTTTCTTTTGGACGATCGTCGCTTATTTCTGTATCGCACGCCGAGTTCTAGCCGCGCGTATCCGCTAGCGTTAGAAAAGAAAGCGGAATTTTATCAAAAAATGTTTGAAGAATTAAAAATTCTAAAATGA
- a CDS encoding FISUMP domain-containing protein encodes MKFQIKILAVLAYLLLTLFAVACGDDSSASKPSDDTPDVEVRYDTVRVNDSTIVIDTIRKIVKDNRKDSLYVSNSVKVILVMNHDTLYIKDSIEYRYLQSIENFDTCFSKWEGSKVVVTYKNSVFECRDGVWKTISYKVNNLDLSGYAQKGAFKFHSPIYLREALNDTLAFAKDTVIDEVSGNNGEFVIPSLYLKNNVVSLEVKGEYKNEVTGTVSMKPLTLQAIVELPETRLYNENESHANINLLTHLEYDRVIKLVKKGYNVEAAKRQAQEEILNALLLNVQTVNDSNDKAEKLDIQNHGLLLAVSILFLADNDEETIIKNIKQFREDIADNGAWDKNINRSKMADWAFDFEFGKVNLNIAQWNLSKASDFAVYLTQLWHNQYGLGDCNALRAKEVLKNEDENSSNSERYFICRDNAGVFTWDRATVFEKDTYGWVDGEDAEIKGGNVTSNEYVFDKDLGKWRLVGALESKIGVCTKGLNKKTVKMENEAVFKCVEKQWYAIDGRTTDSTMYKVASVGDKVWFAEDLKTAGHQKSSYGYAYTSDEATDACPAGWKLPNIVDAEALIEFSKSEHEQDEKLALAALKDSETWTKGAKGTDEYGLGLQAKGGYHSTNGITDAGKVGAYWFYLPHNLPPRSVFKIDGDICTYTKVSDSKMYYPIRCVLEE; translated from the coding sequence ATGAAATTTCAAATTAAAATTTTAGCCGTTTTAGCCTACTTGCTTTTGACTTTGTTCGCTGTTGCCTGCGGTGATGACAGCTCTGCTTCTAAACCCAGCGACGATACGCCCGATGTCGAAGTCCGTTACGATACCGTTCGCGTAAACGATTCGACGATTGTAATCGATACCATAAGAAAGATAGTGAAGGATAACCGCAAGGATTCCTTATACGTTTCGAATTCCGTGAAAGTTATCCTTGTGATGAATCACGATACATTGTACATCAAGGATTCCATCGAATACCGCTACTTGCAATCGATTGAAAATTTCGATACCTGCTTTAGCAAGTGGGAAGGTTCCAAGGTTGTCGTGACTTATAAAAATTCGGTGTTTGAATGCCGCGATGGCGTTTGGAAAACGATTTCGTATAAAGTGAACAACTTGGACTTGAGCGGCTACGCACAAAAAGGCGCGTTCAAATTCCACTCGCCCATTTACTTGCGCGAAGCTTTAAACGATACGCTTGCTTTCGCTAAAGATACCGTTATCGACGAAGTCTCCGGCAACAACGGCGAATTTGTCATCCCAAGTTTATATTTGAAAAATAACGTTGTCTCGCTCGAAGTCAAAGGCGAATATAAAAACGAGGTAACGGGCACCGTAAGCATGAAACCGCTGACTTTGCAAGCGATTGTAGAACTTCCCGAAACGAGACTCTATAACGAAAACGAATCGCACGCAAACATCAATTTGCTCACGCACTTGGAATACGACCGCGTGATCAAACTTGTGAAAAAAGGCTACAATGTCGAAGCAGCCAAAAGGCAAGCGCAAGAAGAAATCTTGAATGCTCTTTTATTGAATGTGCAAACTGTGAATGATTCCAACGACAAAGCCGAAAAATTGGATATTCAAAATCACGGGCTTTTGCTTGCGGTATCGATTTTGTTCCTCGCCGATAACGACGAAGAAACGATTATCAAAAACATCAAACAATTTAGAGAAGACATTGCAGATAATGGCGCCTGGGATAAAAACATCAATCGCAGCAAAATGGCGGACTGGGCGTTTGACTTTGAATTTGGAAAAGTGAACTTGAACATTGCGCAATGGAATTTGTCGAAAGCATCGGACTTTGCGGTTTACTTAACTCAGCTTTGGCATAACCAATACGGCCTTGGCGACTGTAACGCCTTGCGTGCAAAAGAAGTCTTGAAAAATGAAGACGAAAACAGCAGCAATTCAGAACGCTACTTTATTTGCCGCGATAACGCGGGCGTGTTCACCTGGGACCGCGCAACGGTTTTCGAAAAGGACACTTACGGCTGGGTCGATGGCGAAGACGCCGAAATTAAGGGCGGAAACGTTACTTCTAACGAATATGTGTTCGACAAGGATTTAGGCAAGTGGAGGCTTGTCGGCGCCTTGGAAAGTAAAATCGGCGTATGCACCAAGGGTTTAAATAAAAAGACTGTAAAAATGGAAAATGAAGCCGTTTTCAAGTGTGTCGAAAAACAGTGGTACGCAATCGATGGCCGCACAACCGACAGCACCATGTATAAGGTTGCTTCTGTAGGCGATAAAGTTTGGTTTGCCGAAGACTTGAAAACTGCGGGTCATCAAAAATCCTCGTATGGTTACGCTTATACTTCTGATGAAGCCACAGATGCATGCCCAGCAGGCTGGAAATTGCCTAATATAGTAGATGCAGAAGCGTTGATTGAATTTTCAAAAAGCGAACATGAACAGGATGAAAAATTAGCGCTAGCCGCTTTAAAGGATTCTGAAACTTGGACCAAGGGCGCAAAGGGTACTGATGAATATGGTTTAGGCTTGCAGGCAAAAGGCGGTTATCATTCAACAAATGGAATTACCGATGCCGGAAAAGTGGGTGCTTATTGGTTTTATTTACCGCATAACCTTCCACCTCGCAGTGTGTTTAAAATTGACGGAGACATCTGCACATATACGAAAGTCTCGGATAGCAAAATGTATTACCCTATCCGATGCGTGTTGGAAGAATAG
- a CDS encoding FISUMP domain-containing protein yields the protein MKLKTKLLAVLLYGLSSLFVLACGDDTSSKPEDAQVQVNVEVRYDTIRVNDSTIVIDTIKTVYYDSLYVTDSIKAILVMKHDTAYVTDSIDVRYLKSIERFDSCFTRWEGFRIVFSKDSAIYECQNGIWDTITYRVNHVDLIGFAQKGAFKFNSPVYLREALNDTLKFGKDTIKDEVSGNNGEFVIPSLNLMNPRISLEVKGQYKNEVTGKYSTKAITLQALVELPKTDVDEPRTKVKANINLLTHLEYDRALKLVRKGYGLKAAKKQAQQEIMNALALNVQTQNDSNDKAELLEIQNHGLLLAVSLLFLGDDNEDSIAKNIKQFREDIADNGAWDKNQNKVKMADWAYDLEFGDIHKNIAHWNLSKASDFQIYLNQFWSNVYGIGECAAGRANELIKNQNAKSVNKERYFVSRNTAGVLAWDTATVYEADTYGWEDGEDGEGEIYHQKYVYDEQIQKWREPKLIETHIGKCTAKLDGETVTYPINDGKFKCLNNEWLAQKDGSVTYKFAEVNGQIWFTWSYGWYSDELSLGPCPTGWRLPSREDWQALIDYSLSEHNQNLAEALAALKDETSWTSGTKGTNEYGLGLKAEGFYSKPMDTYYSKGSDFYSWISEKNDDGRGFINIHEDGYKFDVQGYSTVKYSAHCIMKLTK from the coding sequence TGTAATTGACACGATTAAAACGGTCTATTACGATTCACTTTACGTAACCGACTCAATCAAAGCAATCTTGGTGATGAAGCACGATACCGCCTACGTGACGGATTCGATTGATGTGCGTTACCTAAAATCGATTGAACGGTTCGATTCTTGCTTTACCAGGTGGGAAGGTTTTCGCATTGTGTTTTCGAAGGATTCTGCGATTTACGAATGCCAGAACGGAATCTGGGACACGATTACTTACCGCGTGAATCACGTGGACTTGATTGGCTTTGCTCAAAAGGGCGCATTCAAATTTAACTCGCCCGTTTATTTGCGCGAAGCTTTGAACGATACGCTTAAATTTGGCAAGGACACGATTAAAGACGAAGTCTCGGGCAATAACGGCGAATTTGTCATCCCGAGTTTAAACTTGATGAACCCACGAATTTCTCTCGAAGTCAAGGGTCAATATAAAAACGAGGTGACAGGCAAATACAGCACAAAAGCAATCACGCTGCAAGCCTTAGTGGAACTTCCTAAGACCGATGTCGACGAACCGCGCACCAAGGTCAAAGCAAACATTAATTTGCTTACACACTTGGAATACGACCGCGCGTTAAAACTTGTTCGAAAAGGATACGGCCTGAAGGCCGCGAAAAAACAGGCGCAGCAAGAAATCATGAATGCCCTTGCCTTGAATGTACAAACCCAAAATGATTCAAACGACAAAGCCGAATTGCTTGAAATTCAAAATCACGGGCTTTTGCTTGCGGTATCGTTACTGTTTTTGGGCGATGATAACGAAGACTCCATTGCGAAAAATATTAAGCAGTTTAGAGAAGACATCGCCGACAATGGCGCTTGGGATAAAAATCAAAACAAAGTCAAAATGGCGGACTGGGCTTACGACCTGGAATTTGGCGATATTCACAAAAACATTGCCCATTGGAATTTGTCAAAAGCGTCGGACTTTCAAATTTACTTGAATCAATTCTGGAGCAACGTTTATGGCATTGGCGAATGCGCTGCGGGCCGCGCAAACGAGCTTATCAAGAATCAAAATGCGAAAAGTGTAAACAAAGAACGCTACTTTGTTTCTAGAAACACAGCAGGCGTTTTGGCGTGGGATACCGCCACGGTCTACGAAGCCGATACTTACGGCTGGGAAGACGGCGAAGATGGCGAAGGAGAAATTTATCATCAAAAATATGTGTATGACGAACAAATTCAAAAATGGCGCGAACCGAAACTCATCGAAACGCATATTGGAAAATGCACCGCAAAATTGGATGGTGAAACAGTTACCTACCCGATAAATGACGGCAAATTTAAATGCCTAAATAACGAATGGCTTGCGCAAAAAGATGGCTCGGTTACTTACAAGTTTGCGGAAGTTAACGGACAAATATGGTTTACCTGGTCATATGGTTGGTATTCTGATGAGCTGTCGTTGGGTCCATGCCCTACAGGGTGGAGACTCCCATCTCGCGAAGATTGGCAAGCTTTGATTGATTATTCCTTGAGTGAACATAATCAAAATCTGGCAGAAGCTTTAGCGGCCTTAAAAGATGAGACATCGTGGACTTCGGGCACAAAAGGCACGAATGAATATGGTCTTGGCTTAAAAGCAGAAGGTTTCTATAGCAAACCGATGGATACTTATTACTCTAAGGGGTCCGATTTTTACTCTTGGATCTCTGAAAAAAATGATGATGGCCGTGGCTTTATAAACATTCATGAAGATGGATATAAATTTGATGTTCAAGGATATTCAACGGTAAAATATTCCGCACACTGCATCATGAAGCTTACAAAGTAA